A region of Vitis vinifera cultivar Pinot Noir 40024 chromosome 13, ASM3070453v1 DNA encodes the following proteins:
- the LOC100247331 gene encoding phenylacetaldehyde reductase — protein MSTGEGKVVCVTGAAGFVASWLVKLLLQRGYTVRATVRDPNDPKKTEHLLSLDGAKERLRLFKADLLEEGSFDPVVDGCDGVFHTASPVVMQVTDPQTELIDPALKGTINVLRSCSKVPSVKRVVVTSSMSAVEQNGKPLTPEVIIDESWFSDAVLCKESKLWYKLSKTLAEEAAWKFSKENGIDMVMINPGWVLGPLLQPTLNLSVEEILKLLNGVQTFPKTTSYTWVDARDVANAHIQAFELPEASGRYCLVGTVSHRSETLNILHKLYPAIHIPEKWEDGQTCVPTFRVSQEKAKSLGIHFTPLEVSMKDTVESLKEKNFISF, from the exons ATGAGTACTGGAGAAGGAAAGGTGGTGTGCGTGACTGGAGCTGCTGGGTTTGTAGCTTCATGGCTGGTGAAGCTCCTGCTCCAACGTGGTTACACTGTTAGAGCAACTGTTCGTGACCCAA ATGATCCAAAGAAGACAGAACACTTGCTTTCACTCGATGGAGCTAAGGAAAGGCTTCGTTTATTCAAAGCAGACTTATTGGAAGAAGGGTCCTTTGATCCCGTAGTTGATGGATGTGATGGCGTTTTTCATACAGCATCGCCTGTTGTCATGCAAGTCACTGACCCCCAG ACAGAACTGATTGACCCTGCATTGAAGGGAACTATCAATGTCCTAAGGTCCTGCTCAAAAGTTCCATCTGTCAAAAGAGTGGTTGTAACATCGTCTATGTCTGCGGTGGAACAAAATGGAAAACCTCTGACTCCTGAGGTGATAATTGATGAGAGCTGGTTTTCAGATGCAGTTTTATGCAAGGAATCAAAG CTATGGTACAAGCTTTCAAAGACCTTAGCTGAGGAGGCTGCTTGGAAGTTTTCAAAGGAGAACGGGATTGACATGGTCATGATAAATCCAGGATGGGTGCTCGGTCCTCTCTTACAGCCTACTCTTAATCTAAGTGTGGAGGAAATTCTGAAACTTCTAAATG GAGTTCAAACATTTCCCAAAACCACCTCATATACATGGGTGGATGCTAGAGATGTTGCCAATGCACATATTCAAGCATTTGAACTTCCGGAAGCTAGTGGAAGATACTGTTTAGTAGGGACTGTCTCACACCGTTCTGAGACACTGAATATCTTGCACAAGCTCTACCCTGCCATACACATACCTGAAAA ATGGGAAGATGGCCAGACTTGTGTTCCAACCTTCCGGGTATCCCAGGAGAAAGCAAAAAGTTTGGGCATTCACTTCACTCCTCTGGAGGTGAGCATGAAGGATACCGTGGAAAGCTTGAAGGAGAAGAACTTCATCAGCTTCTGA